One Brachybacterium aquaticum genomic region harbors:
- the uvrB gene encoding excinuclease ABC subunit UvrB gives MRPVTDLVRAEHPFEVVSEYTPSGDQPQAIRELTERLNNGEQDVVLLGATGTGKSATTAWLIEQVQRPTLIMAHNKTLAAQLAAEFRDLLPHNAVEYFVSYYDYYQPEAYVPQSDTYIEKDSSINAEVERLRHSATNSLLTRRDVVVVSSVSCIYGLGTPQEYVDRMVQLSRGDTMDRDELLRRFVDMQYDRNDVAFERGTFRVRGDTVEIIPMYEELAIRIEFFGDEIDALYTLHPMTGEVIREEEHIHVFPASHYVAGPERLSRAVDSIEVELGERLEELESQNKLLEAQRLRMRTTHDLEMLRQTGSTNGVENYSRHLDGRGPGTAPNTLLDYFPEDFLLVIDESHVTVPQIGAMYEGDRSRKRTLVDFGFRLPSALDNRPLTFSEFTERTGQTVYLSATPAAYELGRSDGVVEQIIRPTGLVDPEVIVKPVKGQIDDLREEIEKRVQRDERVLVTTLTKRMAEDLTDFLLENGVKVQYLHSDVDTLRRVELLRSLRLGEFDVLVGINLLREGLDLPEVSLVAILDADKEGFLRSRTSLIQTIGRAARNVSGQVHMYADRITDSMQEAIDETNRRREKQIAYNTEHGIDPTPLRKRIADVTDMLAREDIDTETLMATDYRSGKERVARDRARANAVDSVQGRQIDLGDDPVGALTGMIDEMTAQMHQAAESLNFELAARLRDEVQELKKELRAVQRS, from the coding sequence CCGATCTGGTCCGCGCCGAGCATCCCTTCGAGGTCGTCTCCGAATACACGCCCTCGGGAGATCAGCCGCAGGCGATCCGGGAGCTCACCGAGCGGTTGAACAACGGCGAGCAGGACGTGGTGCTGCTCGGCGCGACCGGCACCGGCAAGTCCGCGACCACCGCCTGGCTCATCGAGCAGGTCCAGCGGCCCACCCTGATCATGGCGCACAACAAGACCCTCGCCGCGCAGCTGGCCGCGGAGTTCCGGGACCTGCTGCCCCACAACGCGGTGGAGTACTTCGTCTCCTACTACGACTACTACCAGCCCGAGGCGTACGTCCCGCAGTCGGACACCTACATCGAGAAGGACTCCTCGATCAACGCCGAGGTGGAGCGGCTGCGCCACAGCGCCACCAACTCGCTGCTCACCCGGCGCGACGTGGTCGTCGTGTCCTCCGTCTCCTGCATCTACGGCCTGGGCACCCCGCAGGAGTACGTGGACCGGATGGTCCAGCTCAGCCGCGGCGACACGATGGACCGCGACGAGCTGCTGCGCCGCTTCGTGGACATGCAGTACGACCGCAACGACGTCGCCTTCGAGCGCGGCACCTTCCGAGTGCGCGGCGACACGGTCGAGATCATCCCGATGTACGAGGAGCTCGCGATCCGCATCGAGTTCTTCGGCGACGAGATCGACGCGCTGTACACCCTGCACCCGATGACGGGCGAGGTCATCCGCGAGGAGGAACACATCCACGTCTTCCCCGCCTCCCACTACGTCGCGGGCCCCGAGCGGCTCTCCCGCGCGGTCGACTCCATCGAGGTCGAGCTCGGCGAACGGCTCGAGGAGCTCGAGTCCCAGAACAAGCTGCTGGAGGCTCAGCGTCTGCGCATGCGCACCACCCACGACCTGGAGATGCTGCGCCAGACCGGTTCCACCAACGGCGTGGAGAACTACTCCCGCCACCTCGACGGGCGCGGCCCCGGCACCGCCCCGAACACGCTGCTGGACTACTTCCCCGAGGACTTCCTGCTGGTCATCGACGAGTCCCATGTGACCGTCCCGCAGATCGGCGCGATGTACGAGGGGGATCGCTCCCGCAAGCGCACCCTGGTCGACTTCGGCTTCCGCCTCCCCTCGGCGCTGGACAACCGCCCGCTGACCTTCTCCGAGTTCACCGAGCGCACCGGTCAGACGGTCTACCTCTCTGCCACGCCGGCCGCGTACGAGCTGGGGCGCAGCGACGGCGTGGTCGAGCAGATCATCCGGCCGACGGGGCTGGTCGATCCCGAGGTGATCGTCAAGCCCGTCAAGGGCCAGATCGACGACCTGCGCGAGGAGATCGAGAAGCGGGTCCAGCGCGATGAGCGCGTGCTTGTCACCACCCTCACCAAGCGCATGGCCGAGGACCTCACCGACTTCCTCCTGGAGAACGGGGTGAAGGTCCAGTACCTCCACTCCGACGTGGACACCCTGCGCCGCGTCGAGCTGCTGCGCTCCCTGCGCCTCGGCGAGTTCGACGTGCTGGTGGGCATCAACCTGCTGCGCGAGGGCCTGGACCTGCCCGAGGTGTCGCTGGTCGCGATCCTGGACGCGGACAAGGAGGGCTTCCTCCGCTCGCGCACCTCGCTCATCCAGACCATCGGTCGCGCCGCCCGCAACGTCTCCGGCCAGGTGCACATGTACGCCGACCGGATCACCGACTCGATGCAGGAAGCGATCGACGAGACCAACCGCCGCCGCGAGAAGCAGATCGCCTACAACACCGAGCACGGCATCGACCCGACCCCGCTGCGCAAGCGCATCGCCGACGTCACCGACATGCTGGCCCGCGAGGACATCGACACTGAGACCCTCATGGCCACCGACTACCGCTCCGGCAAGGAGCGCGTGGCGCGGGACCGGGCGCGCGCGAACGCCGTCGACTCCGTGCAGGGCCGACAGATCGATCTCGGCGACGATCCCGTCGGCGCGCTCACCGGCATGATCGACGAGATGACCGCCCAGATGCACCAGGCCGCGGAATCCCTGAACTTCGAGCTCGCGGCCCGGCTGCGCGACGAGGTGCAGGAGCTGAAGAAGGAGCTGCGCGCGGTGCAGCGGTCCTGA